One region of Turicibacter bilis genomic DNA includes:
- a CDS encoding peptidase U32 family protein: MARKPVSAIVDGKRIIVKKPELLAPAGSLEKLKIAVMYGADAVFIGGREFGLRSNAQNFSLDEIREGVEFAKEYGSKIYITTNIIAHNENMEGLEEYLTALGEIGVAGIIVADPLIIETCKRCAPNVEVHLSTQQSTMNYMAVKFWEQQGLHRVVLARETTKEEIKEIMEKTDVEIEAFVHGAMCIAYSGRCTLSNHMTARDSNRGGCCQSCRWEYDLVKQDQDETKALFGEDDIKFAMSPKDLNLLQSVPEMIELGIDSLKVEGRMKSIHYVATVVSTYRKLIDLYCEDPDNFVFNENLLVELSKCANRETAPAFFEGIPSHEEQMFNNRDEHPTQEFIGLVLDYNEDTQEVTLQQRNHFRKGEVVEFFGPKIETQIMTIDELFDERGQELEVARHPKQVLKFKVPFKLYPNDMMRKHVQ, from the coding sequence ATGGCAAGAAAACCAGTATCAGCAATCGTTGATGGAAAACGCATCATCGTAAAAAAACCAGAATTATTAGCCCCAGCAGGTTCACTTGAAAAATTAAAGATTGCGGTTATGTATGGTGCCGATGCAGTCTTTATCGGTGGACGTGAGTTTGGTTTACGCTCAAATGCACAAAACTTCTCTTTAGACGAGATTCGTGAAGGAGTAGAGTTTGCGAAAGAGTATGGTTCAAAAATTTATATTACAACAAACATTATCGCCCATAATGAAAACATGGAAGGCCTTGAAGAATACTTAACAGCCTTAGGTGAAATTGGAGTCGCTGGGATTATTGTAGCGGACCCATTAATCATTGAAACATGTAAACGTTGTGCCCCAAATGTTGAGGTGCATTTAAGTACACAACAATCGACAATGAACTATATGGCAGTTAAGTTTTGGGAACAACAAGGATTACATCGTGTTGTATTAGCTCGTGAAACAACAAAAGAAGAAATTAAAGAAATCATGGAGAAAACAGATGTTGAGATTGAGGCGTTTGTTCATGGTGCCATGTGTATTGCCTACTCAGGACGTTGTACGTTATCAAATCATATGACGGCGCGTGATTCAAATCGTGGAGGATGCTGCCAATCGTGTCGTTGGGAATATGATTTAGTGAAACAAGATCAAGATGAAACAAAAGCTTTATTTGGTGAAGATGATATTAAATTTGCGATGAGTCCAAAAGACTTAAACTTATTACAATCAGTTCCTGAAATGATTGAGTTAGGAATCGATAGTTTAAAAGTTGAGGGACGTATGAAATCGATTCATTACGTGGCAACTGTTGTTAGCACGTATCGTAAATTAATTGATTTATATTGTGAAGATCCAGATAACTTTGTCTTCAATGAAAATCTTTTAGTGGAATTATCAAAATGTGCGAACCGTGAAACAGCGCCAGCATTCTTTGAAGGAATTCCATCACATGAGGAGCAAATGTTTAATAATCGTGACGAGCATCCAACTCAAGAATTTATTGGGTTAGTCTTAGATTATAACGAGGACACACAGGAAGTGACGTTACAGCAACGTAACCATTTCCGTAAAGGTGAAGTGGTTGAATTCTTTGGACCAAAAATTGAGACTCAAATCATGACGATTGATGAATTGTTTGATGAGCGTGGACAAGAATTAGAAGTCGCTCGTCATCCGAAACAGGTTTTAAAGTTCAAAGTTCCATTTAAGTTATATCCAAATGATATGATGCGTAAGCACGTGCAATAG
- the udk gene encoding uridine kinase, whose protein sequence is MNKPLIIGVAGGTASGKSSVSRILYDAFSDRTITLLRQDDYYNDQSHMTMEERVKTNYDHPLSMDNELLVKHLKKLMLGYSIEKPVYDYTQHTRSEETEKIEPTKIIIVEGLFVLEDVKIRELLDIKIFVESDDDIRFIRRLLRDTTERGRTIDSVISQYIESVKPMHEEFVEPTKKYADIIVPDGKTNTVALDLLITKINSILNA, encoded by the coding sequence ATGAACAAACCATTAATTATCGGTGTTGCTGGTGGAACAGCCTCTGGAAAATCGAGTGTGTCTCGTATTTTATATGATGCATTCTCAGATCGCACGATTACGTTATTACGACAAGATGATTATTACAACGATCAAAGTCATATGACTATGGAAGAACGCGTGAAAACAAACTATGATCATCCGTTATCAATGGATAATGAATTATTAGTGAAACACTTAAAGAAATTAATGTTAGGTTATTCAATTGAGAAGCCAGTTTATGATTACACACAACATACAAGAAGTGAAGAAACAGAAAAAATTGAACCAACTAAAATTATTATTGTTGAAGGATTATTCGTCTTAGAAGATGTGAAAATCCGTGAATTATTAGATATTAAAATTTTCGTTGAAAGTGATGATGATATTCGCTTCATTCGCCGTTTACTTCGCGATACAACAGAGCGTGGTCGTACGATTGATTCAGTCATCTCTCAATATATTGAATCAGTAAAGCCAATGCATGAGGAGTTTGTTGAACCAACGAAAAAATATGCAGATATCATTGTTCCGGATGGAAAAACAAATACGGTTGCTCTTGATTTATTAATTACAAAAATTAATAGTATTTTAAACGCGTAA
- the alaS gene encoding alanine--tRNA ligase yields the protein MKYMTGSEIRSMYLNFFKSKGHMIEPGAPLVPVNDPTLLWINSGVAALKKYFDGREIPNNPRITNAQKSIRTNDIENVGKTARHHTFFEMLGNFSIGDYFREEAVTWGWELLTSPEWFGFDKDLLYVTIYPNDQETYDLWIKLGVKPDHIVKLEYNFWEIGEGPCGPNTEIFFDRGTKYDPENIGIRLLEEDIENDRYIEIWNIVFSQFNSKEGLERSEYPLLPNQNIDTGMGLERMACVLQGVETNFDTDLFMPIIKKTEEISGVKYTEETGVAFKVIADHVRTVTFAVADGALLSNEGRGYVLRRLLRRAVRYGKNLGIDRAFMYELVPVVADIMKDYYPYVCDKVELVQKVIKSEEDRFRQTLADGEKILTELMTKSETKTINGKDAFMLYDTYGFPYELTLEYAEESGFTVDKAGFDAEMEAQRERARNAREDVASMQSQNEALMNFKEESTFVGYTQLSTTGKVILLLKDGEVVDSLTGQGQVILDITPFYAESGGQVADTGLMTTTNATVEVLDVIKAPNGQHLHTVNVNGTLSLNDAVTSQVTVDARLALTKNHTATHLLHQALKDVIGEHANQAGSLVSADRLRFDFTNMQGLTPEELQRIETIVNEKIWASLPVEVFEKSIEEAKTMGAMALFSEKYGDTVRVVKAGEYSIELCGGCHVSNTSEIGLFKIISESGIGAGTRRIEAVTGQAAFEYMNTFINRFAAVAETLKTKPALLEERVEGVLDELKEAHRENESLKSKLSHLKMKEIVNNTHEVNGFTVLTANLVDVDMNHLRQMIDEFKQQLTSAVIVLASAVDGKVAISCGVTNDYVKQGVHAGKIVKEVASICGGGGGGRPDMAQAGAKDASKINEALQNVDEWLKNNL from the coding sequence ATGAAATACATGACAGGTTCAGAAATTCGATCAATGTATTTAAATTTCTTTAAATCAAAAGGACATATGATCGAACCAGGTGCACCATTAGTACCAGTAAACGATCCAACGTTATTATGGATTAACAGTGGGGTTGCTGCTTTAAAGAAATATTTTGATGGGCGTGAAATTCCAAACAATCCACGTATTACAAATGCTCAAAAATCAATTCGTACGAATGACATTGAAAATGTAGGAAAGACGGCTCGTCACCATACGTTCTTCGAAATGTTAGGAAACTTCTCAATCGGAGATTACTTCCGTGAAGAAGCTGTTACTTGGGGTTGGGAATTATTAACATCACCAGAATGGTTTGGATTCGATAAAGATTTATTATACGTAACGATTTATCCAAACGACCAAGAAACATACGATTTATGGATTAAATTAGGGGTTAAACCTGATCACATTGTTAAATTAGAATATAACTTCTGGGAAATTGGAGAAGGACCATGTGGACCAAACACGGAAATCTTCTTTGATCGTGGAACAAAATACGACCCAGAAAATATCGGAATTCGTTTATTAGAAGAAGATATTGAAAATGATCGTTATATCGAAATTTGGAACATCGTATTCTCTCAATTTAACTCTAAAGAAGGATTAGAACGTAGTGAATATCCATTACTTCCAAATCAAAACATAGATACTGGGATGGGTCTAGAGCGTATGGCTTGTGTCCTACAAGGAGTAGAAACAAACTTCGATACAGACTTATTCATGCCAATTATTAAAAAGACTGAAGAAATTTCTGGAGTGAAGTATACAGAAGAAACAGGAGTTGCCTTCAAAGTCATCGCTGACCACGTACGTACTGTTACATTTGCTGTTGCAGATGGAGCTTTATTATCAAATGAAGGTCGTGGATACGTCTTACGTCGTTTATTACGTCGTGCCGTTCGTTACGGTAAAAACTTAGGAATTGACCGTGCATTTATGTATGAATTAGTTCCAGTTGTAGCAGACATCATGAAAGATTATTATCCATACGTTTGCGATAAAGTTGAATTAGTTCAAAAAGTTATCAAGTCAGAAGAAGATCGTTTCCGTCAAACATTAGCTGATGGTGAAAAAATCTTAACTGAATTAATGACTAAGAGTGAAACAAAAACAATCAATGGTAAAGATGCCTTCATGTTATACGATACCTATGGATTCCCATATGAGTTAACATTAGAATATGCTGAAGAATCAGGATTTACAGTGGATAAAGCTGGATTTGATGCGGAAATGGAAGCTCAACGTGAACGTGCTCGTAATGCTCGTGAAGATGTCGCAAGTATGCAATCACAAAATGAAGCATTAATGAACTTCAAGGAAGAATCAACATTTGTTGGTTACACGCAATTGTCAACAACAGGAAAAGTCATCTTATTATTAAAAGATGGTGAAGTGGTTGATTCATTAACGGGTCAAGGACAAGTTATCTTAGATATCACACCATTCTACGCTGAAAGCGGAGGACAAGTAGCAGATACAGGATTAATGACAACAACAAACGCAACGGTAGAAGTTTTAGATGTGATTAAAGCTCCTAATGGTCAACATTTACATACAGTTAATGTTAATGGAACATTATCGTTAAATGATGCAGTAACGTCACAAGTGACTGTCGATGCACGTTTAGCTTTAACGAAAAACCATACAGCGACTCACCTTTTACATCAAGCATTAAAAGATGTTATTGGAGAGCATGCGAACCAAGCAGGATCATTAGTATCAGCTGACCGTTTACGTTTTGACTTTACAAATATGCAAGGATTAACGCCTGAAGAGTTACAACGCATTGAAACCATTGTCAATGAAAAAATCTGGGCATCACTTCCTGTTGAAGTGTTCGAAAAATCAATCGAAGAAGCAAAAACAATGGGAGCTATGGCATTATTCAGTGAAAAATACGGAGATACAGTTCGCGTAGTTAAAGCTGGAGAATACAGTATTGAGTTATGTGGGGGATGCCATGTTTCAAACACATCAGAAATCGGATTATTCAAAATTATTTCTGAATCAGGAATCGGAGCTGGAACACGTCGTATTGAAGCTGTAACAGGTCAAGCAGCCTTTGAATATATGAATACATTCATTAACCGATTTGCAGCTGTTGCTGAAACATTAAAAACAAAACCAGCCTTACTTGAAGAACGTGTAGAGGGTGTGTTAGACGAATTAAAAGAAGCACATCGCGAAAATGAATCATTAAAATCTAAATTATCGCATTTAAAAATGAAGGAAATTGTCAATAATACACATGAAGTGAATGGATTCACTGTCTTAACAGCTAACTTAGTTGATGTGGATATGAATCATTTACGTCAAATGATCGATGAATTCAAACAACAATTAACGTCAGCCGTTATCGTTTTAGCAAGTGCAGTAGACGGTAAAGTAGCCATCTCTTGTGGTGTAACAAACGATTACGTGAAACAAGGGGTACATGCTGGTAAGATTGTTAAAGAGGTTGCAAGTATTTGTGGCGGAGGCGGAGGCGGACGTCCAGATATGGCCCAAGCCGGAGCAAAAGACGCTAGCAAAATTAATGAAGCTCTTCAAAATGTTGATGAATGGTTAAAAAATAATTTATAA
- a CDS encoding IreB family regulatory phosphoprotein, with translation MISNHTMMLDEALQDKLNQNETVELILTDVFEALETKGYNPINQVVGYLISGDPAYISSYQGARNKIQQIERDEIIEVLLEKFVETKK, from the coding sequence ATGATCTCAAATCATACTATGATGCTAGATGAGGCCCTACAAGATAAATTAAATCAAAATGAAACAGTTGAATTAATTTTAACGGATGTCTTCGAAGCATTAGAAACAAAAGGATATAACCCAATTAATCAAGTTGTTGGATACTTGATTTCAGGAGACCCAGCATATATTTCAAGCTATCAAGGGGCACGCAATAAAATCCAACAAATTGAACGTGATGAAATTATTGAAGTTTTATTAGAAAAGTTTGTCGAGACGAAAAAATGA
- the mltG gene encoding endolytic transglycosylase MltG — MRKIARLIMGLILLIVIAVGGYGYYLYDSTLKPVDSQDETVMNYKIEPGTTTKRVNQQLAELGLIKHPKMADLIVRLNDWSHIQAGEYALSPSLTLEEMYQKFEAGDVTEPDMVKVTIPEGYDLEYIAAVMSPLVGLTAEDLLMEWKNPSYVRTLIDEYWFLTEDVLQEGIKYPLEGYIYPITYAFVDDIYTVDELTHELLNLTERKLNPLRDLFEKSSLSIHQVMALASVVEGETQRTEEMPTVAGVFFNRINSGMYLQSDMTVLYALGDHSVRVTEAMTRVDSPYNTYVTQGIPIGPVSSPTLDAIEAVLQPEEHKYLYFIADMFNCVDGKTHFFETYEEHMAFYRANLLPSYEAGASVCK; from the coding sequence ATGAGGAAAATTGCACGTCTTATCATGGGACTAATCCTACTTATCGTAATAGCAGTAGGAGGGTATGGATATTATTTATATGATTCAACCTTAAAACCCGTTGATTCACAGGATGAAACGGTAATGAATTATAAAATTGAACCTGGAACAACGACTAAGAGAGTGAATCAACAATTAGCTGAACTTGGTTTAATTAAACATCCTAAAATGGCAGATTTAATTGTCCGCCTAAACGATTGGTCTCATATTCAAGCCGGAGAATATGCCTTATCCCCATCGTTAACATTAGAGGAAATGTATCAAAAGTTTGAAGCGGGAGATGTCACGGAACCTGATATGGTTAAAGTGACAATCCCAGAAGGTTATGATTTAGAATACATTGCAGCCGTGATGTCACCCTTAGTAGGATTGACAGCTGAGGATTTATTAATGGAATGGAAAAATCCTAGTTATGTAAGAACTTTAATTGATGAGTATTGGTTTTTAACGGAGGATGTTTTACAGGAAGGCATTAAATATCCACTAGAAGGGTATATTTACCCGATTACCTATGCCTTTGTTGATGATATTTATACGGTAGATGAATTAACGCATGAGTTATTAAATCTTACTGAGCGTAAGTTAAATCCATTGCGTGATTTATTTGAGAAAAGTTCATTAAGTATTCATCAAGTCATGGCATTAGCGTCTGTTGTGGAAGGAGAGACTCAACGTACAGAAGAAATGCCAACTGTCGCTGGGGTTTTCTTTAATCGTATCAATTCAGGCATGTATTTACAAAGTGATATGACCGTGTTATATGCATTAGGTGATCATTCTGTTCGTGTAACAGAAGCAATGACACGTGTTGATTCTCCATATAATACCTACGTGACGCAAGGAATTCCAATTGGGCCTGTAAGTAGTCCAACACTCGATGCCATTGAGGCAGTTTTACAGCCCGAAGAGCATAAATATCTTTACTTTATTGCTGATATGTTTAACTGTGTCGATGGAAAAACACATTTCTTTGAAACATATGAGGAACATATGGCGTTCTATCGTGCGAACTTGCTTCCATCTTATGAAGCAGGAGCGAGCGTTTGTAAGTAA
- a CDS encoding DUF1292 domain-containing protein yields the protein MLDENQLTVIDENGNELLCEILFTFDSDDYNKSYVVYYPAGAEHEDEDGNVDLHVSAYVPSNNNEGGELLPVETDAEWDMIEEVINTFLADEEAEGEE from the coding sequence ATGTTAGATGAAAATCAATTAACAGTAATCGATGAAAACGGAAATGAATTATTATGTGAGATCTTATTCACATTTGATTCAGATGATTATAATAAATCATATGTTGTTTATTACCCAGCGGGTGCTGAACATGAAGACGAAGATGGAAATGTGGATTTACACGTTTCTGCTTACGTTCCAAGCAATAACAATGAAGGTGGAGAATTACTTCCAGTTGAAACAGATGCTGAGTGGGATATGATCGAAGAAGTGATCAATACATTCTTAGCAGATGAAGAAGCTGAAGGTGAAGAATAA
- the greA gene encoding transcription elongation factor GreA, with translation MKEKQQHLTLEGIKKFQDELDHLTQVRMEEIKVKLQEARAQGDLSENAEYDAAREEQAMVYERIQELQYILKNAVVIESDEGSDVITIGSTVTYRDDETNEELTYKIVGSAEANPFDSKISNESPIAQALMGKRQGETAMVSTPKGVVTVAIVNVQ, from the coding sequence ATGAAAGAAAAACAACAACATTTAACCCTAGAAGGGATTAAAAAGTTTCAAGATGAATTAGATCACTTAACGCAAGTGCGTATGGAAGAAATTAAAGTTAAGTTACAAGAAGCTCGCGCACAAGGGGACCTTTCTGAAAATGCTGAATATGATGCAGCACGTGAAGAACAAGCAATGGTTTATGAGCGCATTCAAGAATTACAATACATTTTAAAAAATGCTGTTGTTATTGAATCAGATGAAGGAAGTGACGTTATTACCATCGGTTCAACTGTAACTTACCGTGATGATGAAACAAATGAAGAATTAACTTATAAAATCGTAGGTAGTGCAGAGGCAAACCCATTTGACTCAAAAATCTCAAACGAATCTCCAATTGCTCAAGCTTTAATGGGGAAACGTCAGGGTGAGACTGCAATGGTCTCTACACCAAAAGGTGTTGTAACAGTTGCTATTGTAAATGTTCAATAA
- the ruvX gene encoding Holliday junction resolvase RuvX, with the protein MKTLGLDLGTRTLGIAISDALGMMAHGVETFRFEENHYKKAIQHVQQLVKTQHVSKIVLGLPKNMNGSIGERGQVTQDFAKKLEEATNIKVILWDERLTTMQVERVLIQADVSRNKRKKVVDKMAATIILQSYLDSSQARSFV; encoded by the coding sequence ATGAAAACACTCGGATTAGATTTAGGAACACGCACATTAGGTATCGCAATTAGTGATGCATTAGGAATGATGGCTCATGGAGTCGAAACGTTCCGTTTTGAAGAGAATCATTATAAAAAAGCAATTCAACACGTTCAACAACTAGTCAAAACACAGCACGTTTCAAAAATTGTTTTAGGATTGCCAAAAAACATGAATGGATCAATTGGAGAACGCGGTCAAGTGACGCAAGACTTCGCTAAGAAATTAGAGGAAGCTACAAATATTAAGGTCATTCTGTGGGATGAACGTTTAACTACGATGCAAGTCGAGCGCGTTTTAATCCAAGCAGATGTTAGCCGTAATAAACGTAAAAAAGTCGTTGATAAAATGGCAGCAACGATTATTTTGCAAAGTTATTTAGATTCAAGCCAAGCACGTTCATTCGTGTAA
- a CDS encoding O-methyltransferase, whose product MNEQLLELMGRFKTIIHDDLSLEMKQYAQDFDVPIIQDQGLELMLQLLRIKQPQSILEIGTAIGYSSLMMARHLPNTHIVSIERDPKRYNEAIAYHERSTIKEQVTLIEADALEIANEELPIQKYDVIFIDAAKAQYQKFFEKYEPLLKEDGMIISDNLIFHGHIFDNNQKQSRNLKQLVRKINRYNDWLANHPNYDTLLLPIGDGVAISLKKKVK is encoded by the coding sequence ATGAATGAACAATTATTAGAGTTAATGGGTCGTTTTAAAACGATTATTCATGATGATCTCTCATTAGAAATGAAACAATATGCACAAGACTTTGATGTGCCTATTATTCAAGATCAAGGACTTGAGTTAATGCTTCAATTATTACGCATTAAACAACCGCAATCCATTTTAGAAATTGGGACAGCCATTGGGTATTCTTCCTTAATGATGGCCAGACATTTACCAAATACTCACATCGTGAGTATCGAGCGTGATCCAAAGCGTTATAATGAAGCCATCGCTTATCACGAACGATCAACCATTAAAGAGCAGGTAACGTTAATTGAGGCCGATGCCCTTGAGATTGCCAATGAAGAGTTACCGATTCAAAAATATGATGTCATTTTCATTGATGCAGCGAAAGCTCAATATCAAAAATTCTTTGAAAAATATGAGCCGTTATTAAAAGAAGATGGTATGATTATCAGTGATAACTTAATCTTCCATGGACATATTTTTGATAATAATCAAAAACAAAGCCGCAACTTAAAACAATTAGTTCGTAAAATTAATCGTTATAATGATTGGTTGGCTAACCATCCAAATTATGACACGTTATTACTTCCAATTGGAGATGGCGTGGCGATTAGTTTAAAGAAAAAAGTTAAATAA
- a CDS encoding peptidase U32 family protein, whose translation MKKPELVVTPHDLHEIEPLIEAGADAFIIGEEKFGLRLAGHFNRDELRQAVELIKKHNKKVYVAINAIMPNGLLDDLKTYIDEIKSLPIDALRFSDPGAYMIAKEVAPDMTLHWSSETLGTNYFTVNYWYDRGVLRTVLAPEIMKEPVIETKEQAKGEVEILVHGAICMFQSRRNLVGNYLKFQGQVVEKIQSREEGLLLFDSERQLYYPVFEDQQGTHIFNGSDVCMIDDLADFIDAGVDSLRIDGVLKSSDYLINATKAYRFAIDLCIEDRAKYNQVGRALYKKMEEIQPKHRLLDRGFFYKPSIYKNK comes from the coding sequence ATGAAAAAACCCGAATTAGTTGTTACTCCTCATGATTTACATGAGATTGAACCATTAATTGAAGCAGGTGCCGATGCCTTTATTATCGGTGAAGAAAAGTTCGGTTTACGATTAGCTGGTCATTTTAACAGAGATGAACTACGTCAAGCCGTTGAGTTAATTAAAAAACATAATAAAAAAGTATATGTAGCCATTAATGCGATTATGCCTAATGGATTACTAGACGATTTAAAAACATATATTGATGAAATTAAATCATTACCGATTGATGCCCTTCGTTTTTCTGATCCAGGAGCTTACATGATCGCAAAAGAAGTTGCACCAGACATGACTTTACATTGGAGTAGTGAGACGCTTGGAACGAACTATTTCACAGTGAATTACTGGTATGATCGTGGCGTTTTACGTACGGTATTAGCGCCAGAAATCATGAAAGAGCCTGTGATTGAAACAAAAGAACAGGCGAAAGGTGAAGTGGAAATTTTAGTTCATGGTGCGATTTGTATGTTCCAATCACGTCGCAATTTAGTAGGAAACTATTTAAAATTCCAAGGACAAGTTGTTGAAAAAATACAATCTCGTGAAGAAGGATTACTCTTATTTGATTCTGAACGCCAATTATATTACCCAGTTTTTGAAGACCAACAAGGAACACATATCTTTAATGGAAGTGATGTGTGTATGATTGATGATTTAGCAGATTTCATTGATGCAGGCGTGGATAGCCTTCGTATTGATGGAGTCTTAAAATCAAGCGACTATTTAATCAATGCGACGAAAGCTTATCGTTTTGCGATTGATTTATGCATTGAGGACCGTGCAAAATATAACCAAGTTGGACGTGCCTTATATAAAAAAATGGAAGAAATTCAACCGAAGCACCGTTTGTTAGATCGTGGATTCTTCTATAAACCATCAATTTATAAAAATAAGTAG